DNA from Lentibacillus amyloliquefaciens:
AGCCGATTTGCTTGGTATACGGCCAGGCGAGGCGTTGCTTGAAATGAATCGTTTAAGCTTTGGCATGGATAATCATCCAATTGAATACACGAAAACAAAATATCGCAGCGATCAGTATCATTATGATATTGAATTGAACAGGTAGTAGGAACACAGGCCGACCATAGACTTCGTATCGTAACAGATAGCCTGATAAATTAAAATTCAGGAGGTGACTGATTTGAGTAATAATTTCTATACCGGCTTTTTTAAATCGGACCATTTGAGCGACAGGGATAAGTATCTTTTTGCAAAACCAAGTCCGGCGTATAAGTTTAATATAATCGGTGCAGGGATGATTGGTCAGGAACATATTAGGGTGACGATGCTCGAGGGAAGGGCAACTATTCATGGTATATTTGATATTAACACCAACAGCATCGCTAATACGGGTGAATTTTTCCGGCGGGAGTACCCTGCAGAACCTGACTTAAAAGTTTATGAAACGCTGGAGGCGGTATGTCATGACCCGGAAGTCGACGGGCTGATCATTTGTACGCCGAATTACACACATAAAGATGTTATCAAAGAAGCGATCAAATCAGGGAAACATATTCTGGTGGAGAAACCGATGACGACAACCGTAAAAGATGCCCGGGAAATCAGTAACCTGGCAAAAGACTATGAATCTGTATTTCAGATTGGTCTGCAATACAGACATAAATCGATTTATACAGAAGCCACCCATGAATTACTGGAACGAAAAGCTGCAGGGAATATTAAGACCATAAGCATTGTGGAACATCGCGTTCCATTTTTGGATAAAGTAAACCAATGGAACAAGTTCAGTCATTATTCAGGCGGGACGATGATCGAAAAATGCTGCCATTATTTTGATCTATTAAATTTTTATGCCCAATCGAAGCCTGAAAAAGTTTATGCAACCGGTGGGATGGATGTAAACTATCATGATTTCAAATATGACGGCAACGCGTCGGATATTGTGGACAATGCCATGGTCATCGTCAATTATGAAAATGGCATAAAAGCCCAATTTAACTTATGCATGTTTGCGCCAATGTTTTATGAAGAGATCATCGTGTGTGGTGATAAAGGCAGACTAAAGGCATATGAGAACGATGACTTTTTACCTTTGAATCGTGAGAAGACATATTTAGAGGTATTAAGCGGTGAAAATGGTCCCGCCAAAACAGCACATCCCTGCTATCCGTCCGTTATCCAGGAAAGTGGACATAACGGTGCCACGTATTATGAGCATAAATATTTTATTGATAATATGGAAAGAAATCATCAATCAACAGCTACGGTGGAAGATGGCTTTTGGTCGATTGTTGTCGGTGAAGCTGCTGAACGCTCCATAAAAACAGGAGATGTTATTAACATACGCGAAATGATAGACGCGGAGATCGGTTCCAAATTATAAAATCAATGAGCTTATAAACGAGTGTAGGCGAGGCATTACAGAGGGCAGGAGTCTAAAATGGGAGAGGGTCGGAATGAAGTACAGTTATATTTCACATCTTTATTGTCCGAAATGCGGGAATACATATGAAACCAGTGAGCAGTATCAGCTGTGCACGTGCGGATCGCCCTTGCTGGTCGACTATGATCTGGAAGGAATTAGCAGAAATTTATCGCCTGATGTGCTGGCGCTGCGGGAACCATCATTGTGGCGATACCATGAATTATTGCCGGTTGAAAATGCAGCCAATGTTGTGTCATTAGGCGAGGGTATGACACCATTAACATTGTTCCCTCGAGTCGGAGAAAATATGGCCATTGAAAAGCTGTACATGAAGGATGAAGGGCTGGTTCCGACCGGCAGTTTTAAGGCAAGGGGTGCAACTGTTGGCGTGTCGAAAGCGAGAGAGGTTGGTGTTAAAGAGCTGGCTATGCCAACGAATGGGAATGCCGGTGCCGCCTGGGGGTTGTATGCTGCCAGGGCAGGCATGAAAGCGACGATTGTCATGCCGTATGATGCGCCTGAAATCACACGAAATGAAGTCGCATTGTCCGGTGCGAATTTGTACTTAGTCAACGGGCTCATAAGTGATGCCGGCAAAATCGTCGCAAAAGCGGTCGGGGACTATAATCTTTACGACGCGTCCACCTTAAAGGAACCTTATCGGATTGAAGGCAAAAAAACAATGGGTCTTGAAATCGCAGAGCAATTTAACTGGCAGTTGCCTGATGTAATCCTGTACCCGACTGGAGGCGGTGTCGGCCTGATTGGGATCTATAAAGCTTTGAAAGAGTTAAAAGCGTTGGGCTGGGTGGAGGGAAAGCTACCACGTTTAGTAGCTGTTCAATCAACAGGCTGTGCGCCAATTGTTAAAGCATGGGAGGAAGGAAGGCGAGAGTCCGATTTCTGGAAGGATTCCGAAACACTTGCGTTCGGTATAAACGTTCCAAAAGCACTGGGTGATTTTCTCGTGTTGGATGCCATATCTGATACAGAAGGCTGTGCGGTTGCGGTAGATGACGAGTCGATGCTTCAAGAGCAGGAGAAAATCGCACAAATGGAAGGGAATTTTATTTGTCCGGAAGGTGCGGCGACAATTACAGCCGCCCGCAAATTGCGGGAGAATGGATGGATTGGAGCAGATGAGACAGTCGTTGTCCTGAACACCGGCGCCGGCATTAAATATCCTGATACGGTCCAAGTAAAGCCGGAAATGCTGAAGAAAGAAGACACGATTGTTAAGAAGGTTGAGGAAAGTGAAAGTTAAGGTAATTGTTTATTGAAAATGAAGGCGGCTGCTCGTTAAGCTGCCTTTTTCGCGAGTAGCAGCAGCAGCACATACACTATAGGGTGCAAGTCCCGACTGTGTCCGAACAGCCTATTAATGCTAGAATAACCCAAATGGTGTCGTTAGAGGATCTGGTAATTACAAATCCGATGCGGAAAAATGAAATTGCTCTTTTTAAGAAAGAATTCACAGCGAACCCCTTGAAAATGGACAACGTTGTCACCATGCCTCATATCGGATCAGCAACCCAGGAAACACGATACAAAATGGGGGTAATCGCTGTCCAAAACCTGGTCCAGGGTCTCAATGGTGAGGAGCCAGTTAATCAAATTCATAAAGAGTAGTTATTAGTAATCTATTTAAAATAGTATTCTTGCCAGATAAATAACGCCTGTAACGGAAACAGCACTGAATAGTGTCGAGAATAACACTATTTGGGCGGCAAGCTGTGGGTAATTATCGTATTCCTGGGCAATTACTGAACTGTTTACCGATGTCGGCATAGCTGATGCGATAAGAAGTGCTTGTGCCGCCATCCCATCGATTCCGAATATAAAAATGATAGCAAGTGCAATGGCCGGGCCGATTAGAAGCCGAAGCATCACACTGGAATAAACAGGCTTCAATGCTGATGTTATCCTGATCTGTGCCACTTGTGCACCTAAAAGGATAAGTGCAATGGCAATCATTGCATCCGCAATATAATTGGCCGGCACCCAGACAAAATCAGGAAGGGAAACGTTCGTTAAGTTTAGGATAACACCCGCGAGCATGGCATACAGCACAGGCATCTTTAAATATCCGAATAATGCGCGCAGCTTGCCGATTTTGACTGACTGCAGCGCGAAAATCCCGTATGAAAATGTCAGGATGTTTTGCATGGTTAGGATGATAACCTGAATCGACATGGCAAATGGATCGCCTTTAAAGACGAGATCGTTGACCGGCACCCCGTAGTTTCCCGAGTTAAAAAAGATGACACTATTCGTAAATGTCGTTCCTTTTGCCTGATCGTATCCTTGCAGTTTAATAATCGCTTTGGAGAGAATGAATAATATCAATATATATAGGATGAAAAATAATACGACAAGCGAAAAGACCTTAGGTGAGAACTCTGTGCTGTACAACTTCACAAAAATAAAACCCGGGACAAGAAAATAAATATTCAATTTGGCCAATGTCTGCAGATTCAGGTCAAATTTTTTATGCATGAAAAAGCCAATTCCCATAATAATGAAGATGGGCAGCAGAATATCAATTAATATTGTGAATAGTTCGGTCATGACTGGATGCGTCCTTTCTATCGATGCCAGGTTAATTCATTACGAGATTAATACTCATATCGTACAATATAAAAATATCGAATAAAAGATTTTCGATAAATTGGTATGTGGAAAGGGGTTGATTTATAGAGTAAGTGAATGTGCTTTAACAATTACTTTCCTTTAATAATGCTTTCCGGTTGAAGCTGATGTCAATCATTGCTTCCTGTCGCCAGATCAATAAGTGCTATAGTAAAAATTAATAAGAGTATTGAATTTTTCGGAATTTTAAGGTATTATTTTAATAACTGCAAAATTGGTACGGATGAATATAAAATCCGGAGCACAATCATTAACTACATTAAGAAGGGACCATCTTTGTGCAATTAAACTACGACAGTTCAATGCCATTACATGTACAACTAAAATCTATCATCGAAAACAAAGTAGCACAAGGCGAACTTACCGGGCAAATTCCGACTGAACGGAATTTTATGGAATACTATAATGTCAGCAGGAGCACCGTTCGGGAAGCAATTAATCTTCTTGTCCGGGAAGGGGTTTTGGAAAAGCGGCATGGCAGCGGGACGTTCGTCTCAATAAAGCCAATTCATCAGTGGCTGGGCAACCTTACAAGCACCACGGAAATGATCAGGCAAAGGGGAAAGAAGCCGGGGGCTAAGTTAATAGAACACTATAAAATGACACCGGAAACGTATATTCAGGAGAAAGCCGGGTTTAAAGAGGCCTTTTTTATTAAACGGGTCCGCTATGCGGATGATATGCCGATTGGTGTTGAATGTCATTATTATCCGATTGATATTGGTGAAGCGATTGCCAAGTATGACTTAAATGATACTACACTATATGAAATTGAAGAAAATGAGCTGGGGATATTGTTTGCAGAAGCAAGCCAGGTGATCGGTATCGGCATTATACCTGATGAAGAAGCGGTTCACCTGAGTATTCCGAAAATGTCTCACGTATTGGTTGCTGAACGGATCATAAAAAATCAAAAAGGCGATATTGTTGAGTTTGAAAAGGCCTACTACCGCAGTGATATGTTTAACTTTCAAATTAATCTGTCCCGCAAATTCGGATGAACTTCTTCCTGCCCCCAGCAGGTTTCTCTCCTCCAATCTGGCAATCATTATAATGCGTTATAAGATTTATTATCATTTAAAATAACAGAATTAACAAAAAATATTGAAATTCATATATGTCATCCCATATACTGTATATAAGCAAATTGAAATTGGTACGGACGTCCTTATGTATTTGCTCATTTTTTAAGAAGGATTGGAGGTATTAAGATGATTGTTGGTGTACCCAGAGAAGTCAAATATAAAGAAAAACGTGTGGCACTGACCCCCAACCGGTGTGAGCATGTTTACTGATGCCGGTCATGATGTCCTGATTGAAACGGTTGCTGGAAATGGAAGCGGTTTCGGCTGATGAATACGAAGCAGCGGGGGCTAAGATTCATCAGACAACAAACGAAGCATGGAGACATTATGCGGTGGCCAATATACCTAGTGCGGTTGCACGAACATCCACCATGTCCCTGACTAATAATACGAGTCAGTATGGGGTGTTATTGGCCAATAAAGGATTGGACAAAGCCGCAAAGGCGAATGCAGCTTTTGCAAAAGCTGTCAACACGCATGAAGGCGCTGTCAAAGATCAACCAGTTGCTGAAACCCACACGAGGCGCTCGAATCTGTTTTGGAAGGCAAGCCGGTCACGTCGTAATTTAAAATTAATGAATGAAAAGGGGGAGGAAAAATGAAGGCAGAAGCTGAAATGAATCAGACAGTAACCGGAAAAGAGTCACGACTGTGGAATGCCATGCATAAACACAACCCGGATGCCAAAGCGACAGTTGCTGTTTCCGGGGAGGGATCGTGGTTTACCGATGAAGAAGGCAATCAATATCTTGATGGTGTGTCCGGACTGTGGTGTCTGAATCTCGGGTACGGGAGACAAGAGATTGTTGATGCGGCAGCTGAACAGATGAAAAAGTTATCGTATTTCCCACTAACGATGAATCATCAGCCGGCGATTCAATTAGCTGATAAACTGAGCGAACTGCTCGAGGCTGACTATCAGACCTTTTTCTCTAACAGCGGTTCTGAGGCTAACGAAACAGCGTTTAAAATTGCCCGGCAATATCACATGCAAACAGGCAATCCGGGCAAGTATAAATTTATTTCGCGTTACCGTGCTTATCACGGTTCGACCATGGGGGCTATGAGTGCAACCGCCCAGGCTAACCGCCGGGTAAAATATGATCCGTCAGCCCCGGGTTTTCTGCATGTTGCACCGCCATACAGCTACCGTTCCCTATTTTCAGGCAGTGCGGAAGAAAAAGATTTGCGTGCAGCCGATGAGATGGAGGAAATGATCAAGTGGGAAGGCGAAGAAACAGTCGCGGCGGTCATTATGGAGCCGTTCATATCAGGCGGTGGCGTAATTATCCCATCCATGAAATATATTCAGCGTGTTGCTGACATTTGTGAGAAATACAATGTGCTGCTGATTATGGATGAAGTGGTGTCAGGTTTTGGGCGGACCGGCAAGATGTTCGGTTTCAAACATACAGCCGGCGTACAGCCTGACATTGTCACGATGGCAAAAGGGCTGACAAGCGGCTACTTGCCACTTGGGGCCACATCGGTTAAAGCCGAAATCTATGAGGCATTTAAACAGGAAGGAAAGGACAATCACCTGCGTCATGTTTCAACGTACGGCGGCCATCCGGCAGCTTGTGCGGTCGGATTGAAGAATATTGAAATCATTGAGAAGGAAAAAATCGTGGACCGGGTGAATGAACTCGGTAATTCTAAACTGATAGAATTGCATGATCTGATGAATCACAAGCATGTAGGAGAAGTACGTCAGGCCGGCTTTTTGCTGGGTTTGGAAATGGTTAATGATAAGACGACAAAAGAACCGTTATCAGAAGCCAAAATGGGCGAAATTGTCGGAGCGTGCAAACAAAAAGGGCTCGTAATCGGCAAGAATGGCGATACTGTGCCGGGCGGCAACAATATTTTGATTATTGCTCCGCCGTTAACAAGCTCTGAAGAAGATTTGAATTTTATCATTGAGACAGTCAGCTCCGTCATGCACAGCATGTGAGTTTTGACGGCTGTGGCAATTTCACCGGATGGGCAGGTTATATACATGAATTATGAACGCTTAAAAACCTTTATCGCTGTGGCTGAAAAGAACAGTTTTTCGGAAGCTGCCAAAATGTTATTTGTGACACAGCCGACAATCACATCGCAAATTAAATCGTTGGAAGAAGAATTGGGGACAAAACTTTTTGAACGAACAACGAAGAAAGTTGAGATCACCCAATCGGCGAAAATTTTGCTGAAATATGCACGAGAAATTGTGCAGATGAATGATTATGCCCGTAAAGAGATTATGGAAATGGAAAGCATGACGTACGGTGAACTGGGTATGGGGTGCAGCTTAACGATCGGGGAATATATTTTGCCGGAGTTTCTCAAACAGTTTAAAGAGGACTATCCACTGATTCAAATTCAGGTAAAAATCGCAAACTCCCATCAGGTGATCAATTTGCTCAAGGACCAATTGATTGATGTGGGACTGATTGAAACACCAATAGAGGACAGCCAAATCAATCTGGAACCATTTCTGGAAGACGAAATTGTTTTAATTGCTGCACCCGATTACTTCACGGGTGATGATGTGCATATCAGCATGGAGAAAGTCAGGCAGTCGCCGCTGATTTTCCGGGAAGAGGGCTCGGGGACACGGTCAGCCGTCAATCATTATATGAAAAAAGCGGGACTGTCAAATGATGATTTGCAAATTCTTATGGAACTGGGAAGTACCGAGGCGATTAAAGCAGTGGTTGAATCAGGTCTGGGCGTCTCATTTATTTCGAAAAATGCTATTAAAAAAGAACAGAAATTGGGGTTGTTAAAAGCCTACTCGATAACAGACATGGCATTAAAACGGCATTTTTACATTGCCCACCGGAAAGACCACGTCCTGAAATCGTCAACTGAGTTGTTTTTGGAAACATTGCAGACGATTGTTAAGAAAAAAGAGACATCTGTGTCTGAACAGCCAGCAGGGAACCACTAATTTTTAAGGAGGACTTTAGATTATGGTCAAACAAACAGAAGAAATGAAGCAGGCAGTCAATCAGAAACAGAAAATGACGCCAAGTGAAGCGATTGTCGAGACGCTTGTGGCGGAAAATATTAAGGAAGTTTACGGGATTGTGGGCTCGGCGTTTATGGATATGCTTGATTTATTCCCGGCAGCGGGCATCCGCTTTATTCCGGTGCGCCATGAACAGAGCGCCGGCCATATGGCAGACGCTTATGAACGCGTTTCCGGTACGGCAGGTGTCATCGTCGGGCAAAATGGACCGGGGATTACGAACATGGTGACATCTGTTGCGGCGGCGAATCAGGCGCACAGTCCGTTGGTGGTTATTTCGCCGTCAGCCGGGACGAACGCGATCGGTCTGGACGGTTTCCAGGAAGCCAATCAAGTATCGATTTTCAAAGATATTACAAAAGAGACGGTCCAGGTGACAAATAAAAACCGGGTTGCCGATAAACTCCGGACAGCTTTCCGGATCGCTTATGCCGAACGCGGACCGGTTCTGTTCGATATCCCGCGTGATTTGTTTTACGGCGAAGTGGAAGATTATATTCTTGAGCCGCATCAGTACCGTGCCGATAAACGCGGTGTCGGTGATCCGCATCGATAGAGCGTGCTGTGGAACTGTTGAAGAACGCCAAAAATCCGGCGATCATCTCCGGCCGCGGCTCAGTTGACGCGGATGGTGTCGACTCCGTTGTGAAAATCGCTGAACATCTGACAGCTCCCGGCGCAACGGCGTATATGCATAATGACGCATTTCCGGCTGATCATCCGCTTGCGGTTGGGCCTATCGGCTATATGGGAGCCAAATCAGCTATGTATTCGCTGCAGGAAGCCGATGTCGTCCTGGCAATTGGTACACGGCTGTCACAGTTCGGGACGCTGCCGTGCTATGATATCGACTATTTCCCTGAGGATGCCAACATTATTCAAATCGATATCAACCCGCGCCAGGTCGGGCGGACGCACCCGGTTGAAGTGGGTATCATCGGTGATGCAAAAGCAGCCAGTGATGAGATTCACCGCCAGCTGACATCGGCCATGCCATCACCTGAAAAGGATAATGAACGGATTCAAGCTATAAGCAAACGCAAAGAAGCGTGGGATCAGGAACTCGTGGATTCAGCCATGGAAGACGGCAATCCAATTAACCCTAGACGTGCTTTATTGGAAATGAGCAAAGCCATGCCGGAAAATGCGATTGTGTCATCCGATATCGGTAACGTGTCATCGACAGCGAATGCCTATTTGAAGTTTAACCAGACCCGCCGTCACATTGCGGCGCTGACATTCGGAAATACCGGTTTTGCCTATCCGGCGGCTCTCGGTGCACAGCTTGCGGAACCGGATGCACCTGTATTTGCGATTGTCGGCGACGGTGCATGGGGCATGAGTCTGCATGAAGTGAGTACGGCGGTTGAACAGAATATCCCGGTCATTGCCTGTGTGTTTAACAACAAAGCCTGGGCCGCCGAGAAAAAGAATCAGGTCGATTACTATGATGACCGTTATGTCGGATCCAATATTGACGCGCCGGAATTTGCGGAAGTAGCGAAATCAATGGGAGCGCTTGGCTATACGATCGATCAACCGGAAGATATTGTTCCGGCGATTGAAGAGGTGTTGAAAAAGCGCAAGCCTGCTGTATTGAATATTTATGTCGACGGCACGCAGCTGGCACCGCCATTCCGTAAAGATGCCTTGAAGATGCCGACGCGTTTCTTGGATAAGTATAAGCATTTGGATTATGAGGTTTGGGGTGAATAAAAACGAAAGGGAGCTCTTTGTCCAATTTTGGACAGAGAGCTTTTTCATCGAAAAAACACTTTTCCTTACAGTTCAGCAACAATTCATATAAAAGTTGTTAATAAGGATTATTCTAATTTTTGATTATAGAAAATTCACATAATTATTGTTAAATCGTTTTGTTCCATTTATCATGTAAGAAAGCAATAATGACATTACTGGAAAATGTAAGCGATAACATGAATGGAGGTGAAAAAGCTTAATGGAATATAACAGATGCTGACAATTTTATTGGAAATCAAATAGGCAGTGCGTTCAGTCACAATAATTTCGAGTATTATCTATAGGAGGATTCCAAGTATGAAAGAAAGACAAAAGCTGGAAAGGACGCTGAAACCACATTGGGTTTGGGCGATTGCGCTTGGATCGGCTATCGGGTGGGGTGCGTTTGTACAACCCTCAGTCTGGATGAGTGGCTCAGGGCCGCTGGGAGCGATTATCGGGTTCGGAATTGGTGCTGCATTGATGATGGTCATTGCGGTCAGCTATGGCTTTCTTATTGAAAAATTCCCGGTTTCGGGCGGTGAATTTGCTTATGCCTTCCTGGGATTCGATCGCAATCATGCCTATGTGGCAGGATGGTTTTTAGTTTTAGGTTATATGTGTATTGTAGCATTGAATGCATCGGCATTAGCGCTCATGATCAGGTATGTTTTTCCTGCGGTGGCTGAGCAAGGCTTTATGTACAGTTTGGCAGGATGGGATGTTTACTTTGTGGAAGTGTTAATTGCCAGTGCTGCTTTAATTTTGTTTGCCTATATGAATATACGCGGGGCAACATTGTCGGGAAGATTACAATTTATATTCGTGATATTTATGATCTGTGGTATATTATTTATGGGAGCAGGCGCTATCCTCAATCCTGTCACGTCATTTGAAAATCTGCAGCCGGTGTTTAACCCGGAAGTATCCGCTATCTCAAGCATCATTCTTATTGTTGCGATAGCGCCATGGGCATTTGTCGGGTTTGACAATATACCGCAGGCAGCAGAAGAATTTAAATTCTCTCCCAAAAAAGCATTCATGCTGATTTTTTTTTCACTCTTATGTGCAGGGCTATTATACATGATCATGATCACTGCAACAGCATTGTACATGCCGTGGGAGCAGCTGACCAGTTCACAGCCGCAATGGGGCACAGGAGATGCTATGTCTGGGCTGTTCGGAAATATCGGCATTATCATACTGGCACTCGCTTTATCGATGGGGGTATTTACCGGATTAAATGGGTTTTTTGTATCTAGCAGCCGGCTGTTATTTGCAATGGGTCGTGCCCAGATCATACCGCACGTATTTACAAAGCTGCATCCGAAATTTAATACACCTTATGCCGGAATCATTTTTACTTGCGCGGTTTGTTTATTATCGCCATGGTTTGGACGTCAGGTACTGACATGGATTGTGGATATGTCCTCAGTTGGCGTTACGATTGCTTACATTTACACATGCGTCGTTGCGTTTAAACTGTTCAAATGGTCGGATAAATCCATGGCTAATCATAAGAACAAACATATGCCTTCTGTAACAGCGCCTTTCAAGAAAAGTTTAAGCATTGCAGGTGCGTTGATTGGATTTGTGTTTTTAAGCTTATTACTGATTCCTAACTCACCCGCGTTCATGGGAATCCATTCATTAATAGCGTTGTTAATATGGATAGGTCTTGGTATTATATTCTATCTTATTAAAGGACCGGAATTCAGAAAAATACCGAGAGAACGGCTTGAATATCTTATTCTTGGCAAAGAACCGGAGGATGACGCTGAGAGGAATGGAGAGTTTACTGGTTGAAGAAATAATTCTCTCGATATGAATAGGAGTATCCAAAAAATTCCCGGTGCAATTTTTCGCACCGGGAATTTTTTATGTCATACTCAATAAGCTCACGTAATCGAAGCATCATAAATTGATTTAACAGCTTTTTCAAGTTCGTTGTTGAATTCCTCATCTGACTGGTTGACGTTCAAGTCTTGTGTCAGCGCACGTGAAAAGCTTGCGATCAGATCATTGTTTTCTTTAAGTTTTTCGTTCGCTTCTTCTGTTTCGTAACCGCCGGAAAGGGCGACGACGCGAACGACATTTGGATGCTCAATCAGTTCTTTGTATAGATTCGGAACGGTTGGGATTGTCAATTTCAGCATGACATGGTCGTCTTTGTTCAGTTGATCGAGATGGGCTTGAATTTCTGCCTTCAGCAATTCCTCAGACTTTTCTTTTTCCGGGCTGTTGATGTCAACTTCCGGCTCAATGATTGGGACCAGGCCGGCGTCGATGATTTTTTGGCCAAGTTCGAATTGCTGTTCAACTACGGCTTTGATGCCTTCAGGGTTGGCTTTCTTGATGACAGAGCGCATTTTGGTTCCGAAAATATGGCGCTCGTTTGCACGATTAAGCGTGTCATCGATATCATCAATCGGCTTCATCTTTTGAACGCCGTTTGATTCATCAGCAAGGCCTTTGTCCACTTTCAAGAATGGCACAACGCCTTTCTTTTCGGCTAGATAATCACCTGTGTACATGCCTTCGATTTCAGAGTCCATGGTTTGTTCAAAAAGAATCGCACCAATGATTTTGCTGTTATCGAATGC
Protein-coding regions in this window:
- a CDS encoding fructose bisphosphate aldolase — encoded protein: MNQKHFEQMKNNDGFIAALDQSGGSTPKALALYGVTEDQYSGEDEMFDLVHKMRSRIITAPAFDNSKIIGAILFEQTMDSEIEGMYTGDYLAEKKGVVPFLKVDKGLADESNGVQKMKPIDDIDDTLNRANERHIFGTKMRSVIKKANPEGIKAVVEQQFELGQKIIDAGLVPIIEPEVDINSPEKEKSEELLKAEIQAHLDQLNKDDHVMLKLTIPTVPNLYKELIEHPNVVRVVALSGGYETEEANEKLKENNDLIASFSRALTQDLNVNQSDEEFNNELEKAVKSIYDASIT
- a CDS encoding threonine synthase, whose protein sequence is MKYSYISHLYCPKCGNTYETSEQYQLCTCGSPLLVDYDLEGISRNLSPDVLALREPSLWRYHELLPVENAANVVSLGEGMTPLTLFPRVGENMAIEKLYMKDEGLVPTGSFKARGATVGVSKAREVGVKELAMPTNGNAGAAWGLYAARAGMKATIVMPYDAPEITRNEVALSGANLYLVNGLISDAGKIVAKAVGDYNLYDASTLKEPYRIEGKKTMGLEIAEQFNWQLPDVILYPTGGGVGLIGIYKALKELKALGWVEGKLPRLVAVQSTGCAPIVKAWEEGRRESDFWKDSETLAFGINVPKALGDFLVLDAISDTEGCAVAVDDESMLQEQEKIAQMEGNFICPEGAATITAARKLRENGWIGADETVVVLNTGAGIKYPDTVQVKPEMLKKEDTIVKKVEESES
- a CDS encoding AEC family transporter, with amino-acid sequence MTELFTILIDILLPIFIIMGIGFFMHKKFDLNLQTLAKLNIYFLVPGFIFVKLYSTEFSPKVFSLVVLFFILYILILFILSKAIIKLQGYDQAKGTTFTNSVIFFNSGNYGVPVNDLVFKGDPFAMSIQVIILTMQNILTFSYGIFALQSVKIGKLRALFGYLKMPVLYAMLAGVILNLTNVSLPDFVWVPANYIADAMIAIALILLGAQVAQIRITSALKPVYSSVMLRLLIGPAIALAIIFIFGIDGMAAQALLIASAMPTSVNSSVIAQEYDNYPQLAAQIVLFSTLFSAVSVTGVIYLARILF
- a CDS encoding Gfo/Idh/MocA family protein, which encodes MTDLSNNFYTGFFKSDHLSDRDKYLFAKPSPAYKFNIIGAGMIGQEHIRVTMLEGRATIHGIFDINTNSIANTGEFFRREYPAEPDLKVYETLEAVCHDPEVDGLIICTPNYTHKDVIKEAIKSGKHILVEKPMTTTVKDAREISNLAKDYESVFQIGLQYRHKSIYTEATHELLERKAAGNIKTISIVEHRVPFLDKVNQWNKFSHYSGGTMIEKCCHYFDLLNFYAQSKPEKVYATGGMDVNYHDFKYDGNASDIVDNAMVIVNYENGIKAQFNLCMFAPMFYEEIIVCGDKGRLKAYENDDFLPLNREKTYLEVLSGENGPAKTAHPCYPSVIQESGHNGATYYEHKYFIDNMERNHQSTATVEDGFWSIVVGEAAERSIKTGDVINIREMIDAEIGSKL
- a CDS encoding APC family permease, which encodes MKERQKLERTLKPHWVWAIALGSAIGWGAFVQPSVWMSGSGPLGAIIGFGIGAALMMVIAVSYGFLIEKFPVSGGEFAYAFLGFDRNHAYVAGWFLVLGYMCIVALNASALALMIRYVFPAVAEQGFMYSLAGWDVYFVEVLIASAALILFAYMNIRGATLSGRLQFIFVIFMICGILFMGAGAILNPVTSFENLQPVFNPEVSAISSIILIVAIAPWAFVGFDNIPQAAEEFKFSPKKAFMLIFFSLLCAGLLYMIMITATALYMPWEQLTSSQPQWGTGDAMSGLFGNIGIIILALALSMGVFTGLNGFFVSSSRLLFAMGRAQIIPHVFTKLHPKFNTPYAGIIFTCAVCLLSPWFGRQVLTWIVDMSSVGVTIAYIYTCVVAFKLFKWSDKSMANHKNKHMPSVTAPFKKSLSIAGALIGFVFLSLLLIPNSPAFMGIHSLIALLIWIGLGIIFYLIKGPEFRKIPRERLEYLILGKEPEDDAERNGEFTG
- a CDS encoding aminotransferase, yielding MKAEAEMNQTVTGKESRLWNAMHKHNPDAKATVAVSGEGSWFTDEEGNQYLDGVSGLWCLNLGYGRQEIVDAAAEQMKKLSYFPLTMNHQPAIQLADKLSELLEADYQTFFSNSGSEANETAFKIARQYHMQTGNPGKYKFISRYRAYHGSTMGAMSATAQANRRVKYDPSAPGFLHVAPPYSYRSLFSGSAEEKDLRAADEMEEMIKWEGEETVAAVIMEPFISGGGVIIPSMKYIQRVADICEKYNVLLIMDEVVSGFGRTGKMFGFKHTAGVQPDIVTMAKGLTSGYLPLGATSVKAEIYEAFKQEGKDNHLRHVSTYGGHPAACAVGLKNIEIIEKEKIVDRVNELGNSKLIELHDLMNHKHVGEVRQAGFLLGLEMVNDKTTKEPLSEAKMGEIVGACKQKGLVIGKNGDTVPGGNNILIIAPPLTSSEEDLNFIIETVSSVMHSM
- a CDS encoding selenium metabolism-associated LysR family transcriptional regulator; its protein translation is MNYERLKTFIAVAEKNSFSEAAKMLFVTQPTITSQIKSLEEELGTKLFERTTKKVEITQSAKILLKYAREIVQMNDYARKEIMEMESMTYGELGMGCSLTIGEYILPEFLKQFKEDYPLIQIQVKIANSHQVINLLKDQLIDVGLIETPIEDSQINLEPFLEDEIVLIAAPDYFTGDDVHISMEKVRQSPLIFREEGSGTRSAVNHYMKKAGLSNDDLQILMELGSTEAIKAVVESGLGVSFISKNAIKKEQKLGLLKAYSITDMALKRHFYIAHRKDHVLKSSTELFLETLQTIVKKKETSVSEQPAGNH
- a CDS encoding GntR family transcriptional regulator; translated protein: MPLHVQLKSIIENKVAQGELTGQIPTERNFMEYYNVSRSTVREAINLLVREGVLEKRHGSGTFVSIKPIHQWLGNLTSTTEMIRQRGKKPGAKLIEHYKMTPETYIQEKAGFKEAFFIKRVRYADDMPIGVECHYYPIDIGEAIAKYDLNDTTLYEIEENELGILFAEASQVIGIGIIPDEEAVHLSIPKMSHVLVAERIIKNQKGDIVEFEKAYYRSDMFNFQINLSRKFG